GTCGGGGCGACCATCGGCTGCCGGTGCTCTGGCTGGTCCGCACCACCGGGACCATCGACCCGATGGTGATGCTGCGGCGCTTCCTCGGCCAGGGCCCCCGGCGGCGGGTGCCCCACGCCGTGCTGGACGTCGCCGGGCAGGCGTCCGGCGTCGACATCCCGATGGTGTTGCGGGACCTGCACCGGCAACTGTCCCTGGAGGCGTTCGGGATGGCCCGGCTGCGCTTCCGGCACTACCCGCTCGCCGACTGGCTGATGCACCAGAGCCTCAGCTTCGGCGTCGACGCCGACGACAGCCGCGCCACCCTGGTCGGCCGCCTACGCGACCGTCGCGGCCAGGGTGCCGCCGGGGAGGAGGTACCCACCGGCTCGGACGCGGTCAGCCTCGTCACCCAGGTGCTGCTCTGGCTGGTCCGCCGGGTGGTGCCCGGTGCGGTGTTCCGGATGGCGGTCTCCGGGCGGGTGCCGGTCGTCGGCCGGCAGTACCGCTGGTTCATGCGCCAGCAGTATCTCGCCCCCCGGCAGTCGGTCACCTTCCTCGGCTTCGCCGAACGGCTCACCGCCGGGTGGCGCGACGGCGAGCAACCCGACCAGGTCAACAAGCTGCTGCTGCACGCCTTCCTGGAGGACCTGCGGCAGGCGTACCGGCGTCGGCTGTGGCGGCCGGCGGACTGGCGGCGGACCGCGTACCCGATGCTGCTGCTCGACCACGTCGAACCCGGCACAGTCGGCCACACGCTGGTCCGGCTGCTCAACGACGTGCGCAACGAGACCGGCCGCAACGACCCGCTGCTGGTCGTCGCGGCCGCCGACCAGCCGCCGCCCGAGTTGCCCGAGCCGCACCCGCTGACCGACGCCGACGAGGCGTTCACCGAGTGGTCGGAGGCGCTGCCGGAGATGCGGCGGCTGCGCCGGCCCGCCGCCTGGCTGATGGTGCTCCGCCCGGACCCCACCGAGACCGGCCCGCCGCCGCGCGGCGGGGTCCGCGCCTTCGCCGCACCGGAGCCACCCTGGTGGTCGCGGCGCTTCCTGCCCGCGGGGCTCTGCCTGGTGCTGGTCGCCGCCGGTGGTCTGTGGGCGGGCACCCGCTGGGCGCCCGACTGCCGCCCGTCGCTCACCGACCGGGTGGCGGTACGCGTGATCGAGGGGGAGTGCGTCGGCTACAGCGACAGCGCCGCCCAGGTGTTCAACGACGACCGTGGCCAGGAGCGGCTGCGGGCGGTCCAGCGACGGATCTTCGCGCAGAACCGGTACGCCGAGCAGGTGTGGGCGGACAGCGAGCGGCGCAAGCCGTACCTCACCCTGGTCTACCTGGGCACGCTGACCGGCAACCGGACCCGTGCCGACGAGGAGTCGTACGTCTCCGAGCGCGAGGAACTGGAGGGCATGGCGACCGCCCAGCGCGCCCTGTTGCTGGAGTCGGCCGGGGCGGATGACGCGGCGTTGCTGCGGATCGTGGTGGCCAACGGCGGCCGGCAGATGCGGCACGCCGAGTCGGCCGTGGCGATGCTCGCCGACCTGGCGCGGAAGGACCCGACGGTGCTCGGCGTGGTGGGCATGGTGGAGAGCCGCACGAACACGGCGAATGCCCTGCGCCATCTCAACCAGGCCGGGCTGCCGGTGCTCGCCCCGACCCTGTCCGCCGACCGGATCGACACCAACTCCCGGCTCTACCTCCAGGTCTCCGCGCCCAACGCCGACCAGGCGCGGATGGTCGAGGCGTACGCCCGGCAGGTGCTCAAGGTGGACGAGGTGCATGTCTACTACACCACCGGCGAGAACAGCTCCCTCGACGACGACCTCTACGTCAAGACCCTCGACGAGGGGTTGCGGCAGCTGTTCGGCACCCGGATCACCCGCCGGGAGGAGTGGCGTACCAGCACCCGGATGACCGCCGAGTGCGGCTTCGGCGGGATGCTCTTCTACGCCGGCCGCTGGTCGGAGTTCAACGGGTTCATCCGCTCGCTGCGCGACTGCGGGGACAATCCGCCCCGGCACCTGGTCGCCGACGACTCGGTCAACCGCTACATGGCCAACCCGAGCCTGCGCGCCGCCGCCCCCGGCAACATCCCGGTCACCTACGTCTCCAAGGCCGCCCTGGCCACCTGCGCCGCGTTGCGCGCCGCCGAACAGCGCCGCGACGACGCCCGCGCCAGCTTCCTGAGACTCGTGCAGGCCGGCGACCTGCTCGACCCGCCGCGCTGCCGACCGGATGACCCGCATCCGGTCGGCGAGCGGGTCAGCCTCGCCTACGACGCCTCGATGATGATGGTGCGCGCGGTGGAGGGCCTGGCGACCCGACTGCACCACGCCGGCCCGCGACGCCCCTGGGAGCCCACGACGATCAACCCGATGGCCGTGCACGCCGAGGTGCTGCGGCAGAACGCGGGCAACGGCTACCCCGGCGTCGCCGGGCTGATCCGGTACGTCCCGGACTCGGGCGAGCCGGTGCACAAGCGGATCTCCCTGATGCGGGTCGAGCGGGTGTCCGACGTGGCCACCGAGGCGGTGGAGGTGTTCCACTGTGGCAACGCCGACCAGCCGGCCGAACCCGCCTGCGACACGTCCGGCTCGTGACCGTGTGCTCCCCGCCGCCGTCCGTTAGGGTTTCAGCGGACCAGGCGGCCGGCGGCGGAGGGGCAGAGGTTGGGCAGGCTCGCGTCGGCGTACGGGCAGGCGGTCGCCGCCCACCGGGCCGCCCGCGCCCACCTCGAATCCGCCCGTGCCGCGCTGGGCATCGCCGCGCCGCCCGCCCCGGTGGTCGACGCCGACCTGCTGGCCCGGCTGGCCCGGGTCGGCACCGCGCTGGCCACCCCGACCCCGGGCACGCCACTGGCCCGTCAGCCCGTCCCGGTCCGGGTCGGTGAGGCGGTCACCGCCGGCGGCCGGTTCCCGGTCCTGCTCCCGCTGGGCGCCGGGCACCATCTGGCGATCGACGGCGACGCCCGTGACCCGGCGGTGGCCGGGCTGCTGCGCGCCCTCGTGCTGCGGCTGCTGGCCACCGCCGCCCCCGGTGGTGTCCGGGTCGCCGCGCTGGACACCGCCGCCCTCGGCGCGACCTTCGGTCCGCTGCGACCGCTGCTCGACGCGGGTGTCATCGACGCACCGGCCACCACCGAGGCGGAGGTGACCGCGCTGCTCGACATCGCCGAACGGCACGCCCGCGCCGCCCGCCAGGCCGACCGGCCGGACCAGGAACTGCTGGTGGTCGTCGCCGCGTCCGTCCCGTCCCCCCGGGACGCGGCCCGGCTCGCCGCGCTCACCCACGCCGGACCGGCCGCCGCGGTCTGTGTGCTGCTCGGCGGGTGGCCGCCGGCCGGTCCCGGTGAGCCGGCCCCGCCGCTGGGCGCCACCACCATGCTGCGGTCGACCGAGGGGTACGTCCGCGTCGGTGACCCGCCCGGCGCGCCGTTCAGCGCCGACGGCAGCGGCCTGGCCGCACCGGTGGTTCTCGACGGTGACCCACCACCGGCCTCGGTCGCCGCGCTCGCCACCCATCTGGGCGAATCGGCCCGGCGCGGTGAGACGGTCGACTTCGCCGACCTGCTGCCGGGGCAGCGGTGGGCCACCTCGGCCCGGGCGGGCCTGCGTACGGTGGTGGGCCGGGCCGGCCGTGACCCGTTCGGCATGGCGTTCGACGACGCCACCCCGCACTGGCTGGTCGGCGGGCGCACCGGCGGCGGCAAGACCGTCTTCCTGCTCGACGTCCTCTACGGACTGGCCACCCGCTACTCCCCGGCCGAGTTGCAGCTCTACCTCCTCGACTTCAAGGAGGGGGTGAGCTTCACCGAGTTCGTCCCCACCGACCGCGACCCGTCGTGGCTGCCGCACGCCCGCGCCGTCGGCATCGAGAGCGACCGGGAGTACGGCGTCGCCGTCCTACGCGAACTGCGCCGCGAACTGCACCGGCGGGCCACCGCGCTCAAGCGGCACGGCGTCACCAAGCTCGCCGACCTGCCCGCCGACACCCCGATGCCCCGGATCGTCGCCGTGGTCGACGAGTTCCACGTGCTGCTCGCCGGCAACGATCCGCTCGCCCGCGAGTCGGTGGACCTGCTGGAGGAGCTGGCCCGCAAGGGCCGCTCGTACGGCGTACACCTGGTGCTGGCCAGCCAGAGCACGACGGGGATCGAGGCGCTCTACGGCCGCGCCGAGGCGGTCTTCGGGCAGTTCGCCCTGCGGGTGGCGCTGCCCGGCGGCGGTGGCGTGCTCGACCAGCTCAACGACGCCGCGGCGACGCTGCCGGTCGGCTCGGCGGTGGTCAACACGGCCGCCGGTGCCGCCGGGGCGAACACCGTGGTCCGGTTCCCCGACGCGCACGGCGCGGCCGGCGAGCTGACCCGGCTGCGCCACGAGCTGTGGCAGGCCCGTCCGGCGGGCGCCCGCCCACCGTCGGTGTTCCGGGGCTACGACACCGCCCGGGTGGAGGACGACGTCACCTTCACCGGGTTGCGTCCCGGTGGCCGGCGCCCCCTGGCCCTGGTGGGCCGGACGGTCGACGTGGACGGCACCACCGCGCTGTTCATCATGGACACCGCCCCCGGTCGGCACCTGGCCGTGGTGGGCACCTCCTCCGCCGGTGCGGAGGTGCTGCGGGCGGCGACCCTGAGCCTGGCCCGGCAGCACGCGCCGGGTGAGGCGGCGTTCCTGCTCGCCCCGCTGGTCGCCGCCGCCGATCCGGCGGCCGATGACACCGCCGCGACGCTGGCCGCCGCCGGGCACCGCGTCGAGCGGCTCGACGCCGCCGCGTTGCGCGAGCGGATCGGCACCCTCACCGCCGGGACGGGTGACGGGCCACCGGGGCGGGCGTACCTGGTGGTGTTCGGGATGGACGCCGCCGCGGGCCTGCTCGGCGAGAACGACCCCACCACGTTCCGCTCCGGCCACGACGACCTGCGCATCCTGCTGCGCCAGGGGCCCGGCCACGGCGTGCACCTGCTCGGCTGGTGGCGCGGCCTGCGCCGACTCACCGACGACCTCGGCGGTACGCAGAACCGCGACGACGTGGCCTGCCTGGTCGCCCTGAACGTGCCCGGCGCGGATCTCGGGCTGCATCTGGGCGTGCACGACCTGGCGTACACGCCCCGGGCGGACCGGGCGCTGCTGGTGGACCGGCACGACCAGCGGGTCCGGTTGATCGTGCCGTTCGCCCGTGACGGGCACTCTTCCGACGGGCAGGAGTGAGGCATGGCCACCTTCGACGAGTACGCTGCCCTGGCCCGTCACCTCGCCGTCCAGCAGCGCGCCGGTGAACAGGGCGCCGCCGCCGAGGCCGAACGGCGGCGGGATCTCGGCTCCGCCGTGGATTATCTCGACCGGCGACTGCAGGCCCAGGGCCAGCGCCTCGACCACCTCGGCCGCACCATCGGCGCCGCACCGGGCGGCACCGCCCCGCCACCCGGCCCCCCGGCTCCGCCCGGGGCGTCGGCCCCACCGGCTCCGCCCGTGTCCGGCCCGCCGGTTCCGCTCGGCTCTTTGGCTCCGCCGGTGTCCGGCCCGCCGGCTTCGCCTGGGGCGTCGGCCCCGCCGGCTCCGCTTGGGCCGCCTGGGTCCTCGGCTCCGCCTGGGATGTCGCCGGTGTCCGGTCCGCCGGTCCTGCCCGGGCACCCGGGCGGCGGCCCGGGACCGGGGACGGGGTCGGACGGCGGCGCAGCCGCCGCGCCGGGGCGGCCGGGCGTCGGGGCGTACCCCCAGACGGGTGTGGGGGAGACGGGCCGGGCGTTACCGGTGGCGGTGAGTGCGACGGCGGCGGGCGTGCCGGCCCAGCGGGTCGGTGAGGTCGATCCGGCAGCGGAGCTGGAACTGGCGCGGCGCTGGGCCGACGAGGCCGACCGGCACGGGCAGCAGGCGGAACTGCTCGCCCAGCGGCCGGCGCTGCTGCCGGCCTGGTCGTCACGGGCCCGTGCGGTCGCGGTCTACTCCGGTGCCGCCGGCATCGCGATGCTGCTGTTGCTGGTCCTGACGATCGGCTGGAGCATCGGCGTGGTCGGGTTGGGCACCCTGCTCGCCTGGATGCTCGCCGGCCTGCCCGCAACGGCGCTGATCGGGGGCTGGCTGGTGCTCGGCCGGTGGGGCCGACCGCCCGTCGGTGCCGCCACCCCGCCGCGCCACGCCGTGCTGGGTTTCCTGCTCTGCTTCCTGGCCGTCCCCCTCGCCTTCTGCGGTTACCTGCTGCTCTTCCGGACGCTGCGCTGAGCCGTCTTCCCGGCGTTGCGCTGAGCCGTCGTCCGGGCGTTGCGCGGGTTTGGGTGCAGTTGTTGCTGCTCCAGCGACAAGAGATGCACCCAAAGCTGCTGAGTTGCCAGTTGCACGACCTGGAAGGGTCCACGACCGGCACCGCGCGCGGCTGGGCCGCGCGGTTGGAGCCAGGGTTTCCGTGCTCGTCGCGGCTGACCGGATCGTTCCGGAAGGTGTCCCGATCTTGACTCACGCGACCCGGTGTGCGGCGCTTACGGTGACGTCATGGCCACTGCCCTGATCGTGATCGATGTGCAAGAGTCCTTTCGCCAGCGGCCGTCGTGGTCGCAGGTGTCGAATCCGGCGATCGTCGACGATACGGCCACGCTCGTCGATGCGGCGCGCGCCGGAGGGCACCGGGTGTTCTGGGTGTTGCACGCCGAGCCCGGCAGTGATTCGGTGTTCGACCCCGAGTCGGGGTTCGTCCGCCTCATGGACGGCCTGGCCGTCGAGCGCGGGGAACCTGTGCTGACGAAGACGTCGCGCAACGCGTTCACGACGACGAACCTCGGGCAGCAGCTCACCTCGGTGGGGGTGTCGGAGGTCGTCATCGCAGGCATCCAGACCGAGCAGTGCTGTGAGACCACCGCGCGTGTCGCCGCGGATCTGGGGTACGAGGTCACCTTCGTCACCGAGGCGACGGCGACGTTCCCCATCGTCCGCCCCGACACCGGTGCAGTGCTCGGCACCGACGAGGTGATCGAGCGGACCGAGTTCGCGCTCGCCGGACGCTTCGCGCGTATCGCTGGCATCCACGACGCGTTCGCGCCCCCGTCGACCGGGTGAGGCACGACCCGTGGGTGAACACGACCCGTGGGTGGAGAGGTGACGCGGCAGTGGTGACCAGCCGACGATCGGGCGGTCGCGGTGGGTGTGTGGATCTCGTACTCTCCTCTGTGGGTCGCTGCTCGTGCGGGAGTGGGGACACTCGTGCGTGTGATCCGGGGAGGGACGTGTGAGCGCAGCGGAGATTCTCGCGAGGCTGGCGGCAGCCGCGCAGAAGTTGGACGAGGCGAAGGCGAAGACGGCGGCGGCCGCCCAGGACGCCGCCGAGGCGCGCCAGCTCGTCGCGGGTGCCTTGCAGGGCGTCGCCGCCGGCCCGTTGATCGGAATGATCGATTCCTATCGGCAGGCGCTGGCGCAGGCGGCCCAGGGCAATGAGCCGGCCAAGCAGCAGGTCCAAGAGACGATCACCAGGGTACGTGCGCTGGGAAACTGAGCACGGGTGGTGGAAGCGGCGATTGAGGCGGCGGGATGAGTGAGGTGAGCCGCGATGGCGGTGTGCTGGACGGATTCCACGTCGGGTATGTGCCCGCCGAGGTGGGCGAGGAGGTGTCGGACTTCGCCAGCGAGTGGGAGGATGTCCACTTTTCCTCGCGGGTGTGGGAGCGGCAGACCGACGACGGTTACCGGGCCGACCTGCGGGTTCATGTGCTGCGCAGTGAGCGCCTGACGGATCTCGACGCGCTGCGCACCTTTCTCGCCGACTACCACGAGCACGACATCGAAACATGGACGTTGTCCGAGTTCGTGCACGGCGCCACCACCGGGCTGCGGAGTGCGGAGCATGCCTTCTGGCTGGCGGCCCCGGGCGTCGCCGTGAGTGTGTTGGTCGATCCGGAATACCTCGACGCCGAAGCGCTCGTGTCGGTCGCCCTCGCGGTGCGGGAGGCGGGATAGCCCGACACGCCGCAACTCGCGTCCGATCCCAGAGGCGGGGTTGCGGCGGGGCGGCCGGGGCGGTACGCCATCGTGTGTAGATCAGCCGATGGTCCGGGTGCCGACCCGGCGGCCGGTCGTGAGAGTCGAGGATCCAATGGAGTTCCTGACCAGTCCCGAGCTGTGGATCGCCTTCGCGACCCTGCTCCTGCTGGAGATCGTGCTGGGCATCGACAACGTCGTGTTCATCTCGATCCTGTCCGGCCGACTGCCTGAGCATCAGCAGGCCCGGGCCCGGACGATCGGCATCTCGCTCGCCCTGATCACCCGTCTGCTGCTGCTGGCGTCGTTGTCCTGGATCATCGGTCTGACCGCGCCGCTGTTCACCGTGGCCGGGCAGGAGATATCCGGGCGGGATCTGATCCTGTTGCTCGGCGGGATCTTCCTGGTGGGCAAGGCGACATATGAGATCCACGAGCATCTGGAGGGCTCCGACCACGGTCGGTCGAGCAAGAAGGTCGCCTCGTTCGGTAACGTCATCGCGCAGATCCTGGTGCTGGACGTGGTCTTCTCGCTCGACTCGGTGATCACCGCGGTCGGGATGGTCGACGAACTCGCCATCATGGTGGCCGCCGTGGTCATCGCGATGATCATCATGCTGGTCTCCGCCGGCGCGGTCAGCAGGTTCGTCAACGACCATCCGACGGTCAAGATGCTGGCCCTGTCGTTCCTGCTGATCATCGGCGCGAGCCTGATCGCCGAGAGCTTCGACCAGCACATCCCGAAGGGCTACGTGTACGGGCCGATCGCCTTCTCGATCTTCGTGGAGTTCCTCAACCTGCGGGTCCGGGCGCGGCAGCGCCGCCAGCAGGAGGCGCAGCCGGTGCAGCTGCACCCGACGTACGTCAAGAACGGTCCCGCCCGGCCCGAGCCCGAGCCGGAGCCGGAGGCGACGCCGGCCGGCTGACCCACGCGGACCTCGACGCCGCACGCACCTCGCCGGGTGCGTGCGGCGTCCGTCGTCTGTGGACGGTGAGATCGGGGCCGTTCACGGGATGCCTGGTGGGGCAGGCGCTACCCGCGCGTAACTTTTCATTGACGTTTCAGGATTGTTACCTGCATCATCGATGCACGGTCGATCGGACATCCCACCGCCTCCACCCGGCAACCCCGGGATCCCCTTGGGAGGTGCAGCGATGCTGCTCCGAAAGGCTGTCCCCGTCCTCGCCCTCACGATCGCCGCCGTCCTGGCGGCCCCGGCAACCGCCGCGGCCGCGCCGGCCCCGGCCATCACCACCACCAACACCACCACCACCGGCGCCGACGGCGCCACCGGAAGAACCAGCACGGCCACCGTCGACAGCGGCCTGCGGGCCCTGGCCGACGCCAACCCGGTCATCGTCGTCGGCGGGCTCAGTGGCTTCGCCGCGGTGTACGGGCCACTCGCCGCCCGGCTGCGCGCCGACGGATACCGGGTCTGGGTGTACGAGTTGCCGAACCTCGGGCTCGGCGACATCGCGGCCTCCGCCAGCGGGCTGCGCGGCTTCGTCGGGCAGGTTCGTTCCGCCGCCGGCGGGGCCAAGGTCGACCTGGTCGCCCACTCGGAGGGCGGCCTGGTCAGTCGCTACTACATCAAGAACCTCGGCGGCGGCGACGCCGTCGGGCGCTACATCAGCCTGGGCACCCCGCAGTACGGCACGTACGTCGCCAACATCGTGGCGTTCCTCGGCCTGGGCAGCTGCGCCGGGGTCGTGGCCTGCCAGCAGATGACGATCGGTTCGTCGTTCCTCACGGCGCTCAACGCGGGCGACGACACCCCGGGCCCGGTGCGATGGACCACGGTACGCACCTGGCAGGACGAACTGGTCCGGCCGGTCGACAACGCCACGCTGGCCGACGGGGCGACCAACGTGTTGATCCAGTCCAGTTGCCCGCTGCGCGTCGTCGGCCACCTCGGCCTGGTCCTCGACGGCACCACGTACACCGTGATCCGCCAGGCCCTGCGCGACGCCGCCATCCGCCCCGACTGCCTCGCCCTCTGACACCCCAACCCCCACCCCCGGGCCCCCACCCCGACTCCCGGGCCTGTTGATCATGAGGTTAGCGGCACTTTTAGAGATCAACATCGCCGCTAACCTCATGATCAACCTGGCAAGTGGGGTGGGGTGGGGGTGGGGGGATTGGGGGAGCGGGGGGTGTGGGCGGGTGGGCCGTGGGAGGGTGGACGGTGCCGCCGCGTGTGTTCACCGCCCCACGTCGGCGGGCCGCGGAAAGGGAAGTCATGTCAGCAGAGCCGCACGTCGACTTCGCGCTCGACACGTACGAGTGCATCGTGCTGTATCCCGGCGCGGCCGGGCGGGCGCTGCCCGCCGAGACCATCCAGCGGTTGCAGGCCGAGCACGCCGGGCACATGCAGGCGTTGCAGGAGCGGGGGATCATCCTGGTCGCCGGGGCGGTGGACGGCCACGCCCGGGAGCCGGACCCGCCGCTCGGGTTCGGCCTGGCCAGGACGGGTTCGGTGGACGATGTCCGCAGCGTGATGGAGGCCGACCCGGCGGTGCAGGCCGGGCTCTACCGGGTGGACGTGATGACCTTCCTCTGCCCGGCCGGCTCGCTGGAGTTTCCGCTGGCCAAGACGGAGAGCTGAGTCGACCAGAGGGCGCTCCACCTCGCGTGGTCGACTGGCTACTTTCCGACAATCGCGCGGAGCGCCTCGGCACCCGTTGGCGCCGGGGGCGTACCATTCCGGCGCGCGGTCGCCGTTGCCCGCCATCGACGTCCGGAGCGGCATACGCCCGCCGACTGCGCGCGTGAAGCCGCGCGCACCGTTGGACAACTGTTCCGCATTGCGCAAGGGGTCGGCTCACGGACCGACCTGGAGGAGAACTAGCCTGATGGGCGTGACACGCCGCGCGAAGATCGTCTGCACTCTTGGCCCCGCCACCTCATCGCCCGAGCGCATCCGTGGGCTCGTCGAGGCCGGCATGAACGTGGCGAGGCTCAACTTCAGCCACGGCAGCCACGCCGACCACGAGGCGGTCTACCGGCTCGTCCGGGAGGCGGCCGAGGCGGCAGGCCAGCCGGTGGCGATCCTGGCCGACCTGCAGGGGCCGAAGATCCGGCTGGGCCGGTTCGCCGACGGGCCGCACGAGTGGCGCACCGGCGACTCCGTGGTGATCACCGGCGACGATGCGCTGGGCAGCAAGGATCGCGTCTCCTGCACGTACCGCAAGCTCCCGCAGGAGGTCAAGCCCGGCGACCGGCTGCTGATCGACGACGGCCGGGTCGCCGTCGAGGTCACCGACGTCACCGGTAACGACATCCGCGTCCTGGTCACCGAGGGCGGCCCGGTCAGCAACAACAAGGGCGTCTCGCTGCCCAACGTGGCGGTCAGCGTGCCCGCCCTGTCGGAGAAGGACGCCGCCGACCTGCGCTTCGCTCTCGGCCTCGGCGTCGACCTGGTCGCGCTCTCCTTTGTCCGCTCCGCCGACGACATCAAGCTGTGCCACGCGATCATGAGCGAGGTCGGGGTGCACCGGCCGGTGCTGGCCAAGGTCGAGAAGCCGGAGGCGGTCGACCATCTCGAGGCGATCGTGCTGGCCTTCGACGGCGTCATGGTCGCCCGCGGGGACCTCGGCGTGGAGTTGCCGCTGGACGAGGTGCCGCTGGTGCAGAAGCGCGCGGTGCAGCTGTGCCGGGAGAACGCCAAGCCGGTCATCGTGGCCACCCAGATGCTCGACTCCATGATCGAGAACTCGCGGCCGACCCGCGCCGAGGCCTCCGACGTGGCCAACGCGGTGCTCGACGGCGCCGACGCGGTGATGCTCTCCGGTGAGACCAGCGTCGGCAAGTATCCGGTGCTTACCGTCAGCACCATGTCCAAGATCGTCAGCACCACCGAGTCCGGGTCGATCGCGGTTCCCCGCCTCCAGCACGACCCCCGTACGCACGGCGGCGCGCTCACCGTGGCCGCCTCCTCGATCGCCCGGGCCATCGGGGCCAAGGCGCTGGTGGCGTTCTCGCAGACCGGCGACACCGTGCGCCGGCTGAGCCGGCTGCACTGCGAGCTGCCCCTGCTGGCCTTCACGCCGGTGCCCGAGGTGCGCCAGCAGCTCTCCCTCTCCTGGGGCGTGGAGACCTTCCTGATGCCGTTCGTGGAGCACACCGACGACATGTTCCGCCAGGTCGACCAGGCGTTGCTCGGGCTGAACCGGGGCAACCCCGGCGACTACGTGGTGATCGTGGCGGGCAGCCCGCCCGGTACCCCCGGCTCCACCAACACCCTGCGGGTGCACCAGCTCGGGTCGCTGGTCGACGCCGCGTCGGCGCGGGCCCTGCAGTGACCGACGCCTCACTCGTCGGCCAGGCCGCCGTCGACCAGCTGCTGGAGGTCCTCGACCTCGCGCCGACCGGCGCCATGTCGTTTCGGGGGATGAGCCCGCCGGTCGGCCCGCAGCGGGTCTACGGCGGGCAGGTCGCCGGCCAGGCCCTGGTCGCCGCCGGCCGCACCGTCGACCCGGAGCGGGTGGTCCACTCGTTGCACGGCTACTTCGTGCGGGCCGGAGACCCGGCGGCGCCGATCGAGTACGAGGTGGAGAACATCCGCGACGGCCGCTCCTTCTCGGTGCGCCGCTCAGTCGCGCTCCAACACGGCAAGACGATCTTCTTCATGTCGGCCTCGTTCCAGCGGCCGGAGGAAGGGCTGGACCACCACGCCCCCCTCCCGCCGGACATACCCGGGCCGGAGGCGGTCCCGACGATGACCGACCGGCTCTCCCGGTATCCGGAGCGGCTGGGCATCTGGGGAAAGATCCCCCGGCCGATCGACGTACGCTACGTCGGCGAGCCCGGCTGGGTACGCCCCGGTGACCGGCCGGCCGACCCGCACCAGCGGGTGTGGATGCGGATCGACGGCAAGCTCCCCGACGACCCGCTGCTGCACGCCTGCGCCCTGACCTACGCCTCCGACCTGACCCTGCTTGACTCGGTGCTCTCGGTGCACGGCGAGGTGTGGGGGCCGGGCGGGGTGGTCGGGGCGAGCCTGGATCACGCACTCTGGTTCCACCGGCAGTTCCGCGCCGACGAATGGTTCCTCTACGACTGCTGGAGCCCGTCCGCCTCCGGCGCACGGGGGCTGGCCACCGGCCGCATGTTCACCGTCGACGGCCGGCAGATCGCCAGTGCCGTGCAGGAGGGCCTGCTGCGCCGCGTCGGCGCGTAACGCTGGCCGGCGGTGTGGCCCAGGCCGGTGTGGTTGTCGCTCGGGTCGGTGTTGTCGCTCGGGTCGGTGTGTGGCGCGGGTGGGTGTTGTCGCCCAAGTCGGTGTGGCTCGGTAGGTGTTGTCGCTCGGGTCGGTGTGGCGCGGGTCGGTATTGTCGCCCAGGTCGGTGTGGCTCGGGTAGATGTGGCAGCGGTCGGTGTAGCCCAGGCGGGTGTATGGCCGGGTGGGTGTGTGGCGTGGGTCGGCGGGGGTGGTCCGGTGGGCCGCCGGTGAGCCGCCAGGTGCGGGCCGGCTAACCTGTCCGGCATGCGTCTC
This is a stretch of genomic DNA from Micromonospora sp. WMMD1082. It encodes these proteins:
- a CDS encoding FtsK/SpoIIIE domain-containing protein yields the protein MGRLASAYGQAVAAHRAARAHLESARAALGIAAPPAPVVDADLLARLARVGTALATPTPGTPLARQPVPVRVGEAVTAGGRFPVLLPLGAGHHLAIDGDARDPAVAGLLRALVLRLLATAAPGGVRVAALDTAALGATFGPLRPLLDAGVIDAPATTEAEVTALLDIAERHARAARQADRPDQELLVVVAASVPSPRDAARLAALTHAGPAAAVCVLLGGWPPAGPGEPAPPLGATTMLRSTEGYVRVGDPPGAPFSADGSGLAAPVVLDGDPPPASVAALATHLGESARRGETVDFADLLPGQRWATSARAGLRTVVGRAGRDPFGMAFDDATPHWLVGGRTGGGKTVFLLDVLYGLATRYSPAELQLYLLDFKEGVSFTEFVPTDRDPSWLPHARAVGIESDREYGVAVLRELRRELHRRATALKRHGVTKLADLPADTPMPRIVAVVDEFHVLLAGNDPLARESVDLLEELARKGRSYGVHLVLASQSTTGIEALYGRAEAVFGQFALRVALPGGGGVLDQLNDAAATLPVGSAVVNTAAGAAGANTVVRFPDAHGAAGELTRLRHELWQARPAGARPPSVFRGYDTARVEDDVTFTGLRPGGRRPLALVGRTVDVDGTTALFIMDTAPGRHLAVVGTSSAGAEVLRAATLSLARQHAPGEAAFLLAPLVAAADPAADDTAATLAAAGHRVERLDAAALRERIGTLTAGTGDGPPGRAYLVVFGMDAAAGLLGENDPTTFRSGHDDLRILLRQGPGHGVHLLGWWRGLRRLTDDLGGTQNRDDVACLVALNVPGADLGLHLGVHDLAYTPRADRALLVDRHDQRVRLIVPFARDGHSSDGQE
- a CDS encoding isochorismatase family protein, which codes for MATALIVIDVQESFRQRPSWSQVSNPAIVDDTATLVDAARAGGHRVFWVLHAEPGSDSVFDPESGFVRLMDGLAVERGEPVLTKTSRNAFTTTNLGQQLTSVGVSEVVIAGIQTEQCCETTARVAADLGYEVTFVTEATATFPIVRPDTGAVLGTDEVIERTEFALAGRFARIAGIHDAFAPPSTG
- a CDS encoding DUF6244 family protein gives rise to the protein MSAAEILARLAAAAQKLDEAKAKTAAAAQDAAEARQLVAGALQGVAAGPLIGMIDSYRQALAQAAQGNEPAKQQVQETITRVRALGN
- a CDS encoding TerC family protein; amino-acid sequence: MEFLTSPELWIAFATLLLLEIVLGIDNVVFISILSGRLPEHQQARARTIGISLALITRLLLLASLSWIIGLTAPLFTVAGQEISGRDLILLLGGIFLVGKATYEIHEHLEGSDHGRSSKKVASFGNVIAQILVLDVVFSLDSVITAVGMVDELAIMVAAVVIAMIIMLVSAGAVSRFVNDHPTVKMLALSFLLIIGASLIAESFDQHIPKGYVYGPIAFSIFVEFLNLRVRARQRRQQEAQPVQLHPTYVKNGPARPEPEPEPEATPAG
- a CDS encoding alpha/beta fold hydrolase codes for the protein MLLRKAVPVLALTIAAVLAAPATAAAAPAPAITTTNTTTTGADGATGRTSTATVDSGLRALADANPVIVVGGLSGFAAVYGPLAARLRADGYRVWVYELPNLGLGDIAASASGLRGFVGQVRSAAGGAKVDLVAHSEGGLVSRYYIKNLGGGDAVGRYISLGTPQYGTYVANIVAFLGLGSCAGVVACQQMTIGSSFLTALNAGDDTPGPVRWTTVRTWQDELVRPVDNATLADGATNVLIQSSCPLRVVGHLGLVLDGTTYTVIRQALRDAAIRPDCLAL
- a CDS encoding YciI family protein; this encodes MSAEPHVDFALDTYECIVLYPGAAGRALPAETIQRLQAEHAGHMQALQERGIILVAGAVDGHAREPDPPLGFGLARTGSVDDVRSVMEADPAVQAGLYRVDVMTFLCPAGSLEFPLAKTES
- the pyk gene encoding pyruvate kinase, giving the protein MGVTRRAKIVCTLGPATSSPERIRGLVEAGMNVARLNFSHGSHADHEAVYRLVREAAEAAGQPVAILADLQGPKIRLGRFADGPHEWRTGDSVVITGDDALGSKDRVSCTYRKLPQEVKPGDRLLIDDGRVAVEVTDVTGNDIRVLVTEGGPVSNNKGVSLPNVAVSVPALSEKDAADLRFALGLGVDLVALSFVRSADDIKLCHAIMSEVGVHRPVLAKVEKPEAVDHLEAIVLAFDGVMVARGDLGVELPLDEVPLVQKRAVQLCRENAKPVIVATQMLDSMIENSRPTRAEASDVANAVLDGADAVMLSGETSVGKYPVLTVSTMSKIVSTTESGSIAVPRLQHDPRTHGGALTVAASSIARAIGAKALVAFSQTGDTVRRLSRLHCELPLLAFTPVPEVRQQLSLSWGVETFLMPFVEHTDDMFRQVDQALLGLNRGNPGDYVVIVAGSPPGTPGSTNTLRVHQLGSLVDAASARALQ